One Parasphingorhabdus cellanae genomic region harbors:
- a CDS encoding 3-hydroxybutyrate dehydrogenase: MFLNGKTALITGSTSGIGGGYAKALAAEGAAVMINGFGDEGEIDALRQELESLSGAKAAYSKADMTKPEEIRQMVADCAEQLGAVDILVNNAGIQHVAPVDEFPEEKWDAIMDIICNSAFHTTKAVLPGMKERGWGRIINTGSMHSKVASPYKSAYNAAKHAIAGFSKTVALEVAQEGITVNTISPGYAWTPLVENQIPDTMKARNMTREQVMNDVLLAGQPTKQFVQIEQIAALAVFLCKDEASAITGANISIDGGWTAQ; this comes from the coding sequence ATGTTTCTAAACGGCAAAACCGCGCTAATTACCGGTTCGACCTCTGGCATCGGCGGGGGATATGCCAAAGCATTGGCGGCCGAGGGCGCAGCGGTGATGATCAACGGCTTTGGTGATGAAGGCGAAATCGACGCATTGCGGCAAGAATTGGAAAGCCTTAGCGGAGCGAAGGCCGCTTACAGCAAAGCCGATATGACCAAGCCGGAGGAAATTCGTCAAATGGTTGCCGACTGCGCAGAGCAACTGGGCGCCGTCGATATTCTCGTCAATAATGCCGGTATCCAGCATGTCGCGCCGGTGGATGAATTCCCCGAAGAGAAGTGGGATGCGATTATGGATATCATCTGCAACAGCGCTTTCCACACAACGAAAGCGGTTTTGCCCGGGATGAAAGAACGAGGCTGGGGCCGGATTATCAACACCGGATCGATGCACAGCAAGGTCGCTAGCCCTTACAAATCAGCCTATAATGCCGCAAAGCATGCGATTGCGGGTTTTAGCAAAACGGTGGCGCTGGAAGTGGCTCAAGAGGGTATTACGGTCAATACAATCTCGCCCGGCTATGCTTGGACACCATTGGTTGAAAACCAGATACCCGACACAATGAAAGCTCGGAATATGACGCGCGAACAGGTTATGAATGACGTGCTGCTGGCTGGTCAGCCGACTAAGCAATTTGTTCAGATTGAGCAGATAGCCGCACTGGCGGTTTTTCTCTGTAAAGATGAAGCCAGTGCAATAACCGGTGCTAATATTTCCATCGACG